The Arachis ipaensis cultivar K30076 chromosome B03, Araip1.1, whole genome shotgun sequence region TCTTAACAAGATGTGCAGAGAAACAACCAAAAAGTAATCCAAACAACCATAATATTTGCCAAGGAGAATGCACTTCCTTTATTTTACTCCAGATGAATCCAAGTAGTAGTAGTTATACAAGAACCAACAATGCTTAATTCTTCTTATACTAGAATTATCTTTGATAATCACTAAAACTGCAAAGATTAGTGAAAGGTATCAGGCTTGAGTTCAATGAGGGAGAAGAGAgtttgagagagaagagagtttgagaagaGTGTAGAAGATTCTGATTTGTGATTATTGAACCAACTGCAGAGAGAGACTTATTACACTGTATTTGTAGACAAGCATTAGTCTAACTAACTTGTCCTAGCTGGCACAGTTATAACAAACTCTAACCACTTCTAATTACACTTAGCAGACTGGTATAACTCCAACTACTTCTTACTGTTATCAATTAGCACACAGGAAAACCATGAAGAAAATTAAGGCACGTCAACAACTCTTTCATAATAACATGAAGTTTGAAAGACTAAAGTAGGCTATCTAGGAGCTAGTGAATAACTGCAGAGTACACACTTAGTGTTAATTGACAATAATTATTATCACTGCAAGGATATGTGCACATGTGAAACACCTTAAAGACTGATTCAAGTAACGAAAGATATTTAAGAGCCAAGTTAGGAAAAGGGTAAAATCTTTTGCGGTCAAACTCACCCCATATTTGGCTTTGTAGAGACAATCTCTTCCGGTACATGTTCGTCATCCCAAGGAGGTATTCTACCCTCTTCCTCCAGAAGATTGACTTTCTTTACAATATTTTTTAGATCATCAACTACAGAAAACGTCTGGGGCTCAATTGTCTTAATGACACAGCTGCATGATGTCCTTAATTTGTCAGAACATTTAGAGAGCTCTGCTGCCGTTATATCTAAAatgttattaattaatataagtCAGTTGCATGGCCTCTCAAATTGGATTCATGCACAGATTTAATATAGGAAGAGAGAAAATGATATATCAACTCACGTGGAAGAAGGGTTTTTTGGAGCTGAGCCTCATATTCAATCCCAACAACAGGTTCATTGTGGAGAAAATGCTGTGGGGAAAAAAAGAAAGTAGAAAAACTTATTCCCAAAACCTACAATTTGTTGCAACACATTTTGAtgagcaaaagaaaaagaagacaaaTATACTTGTAAATATTCATCTCTTAGGCTTGTAGATTGAATTTGATCCCGCTCCAAATAGGCAGATTCAATTTCTGACATCAGCAATGCACGAACAATAGCTATTTCACGGTCTGAAAAGCCATGAAGCCGTACCCTTGCAACCTAAAACATAGCTTCATATATTgggaaagaaaaagagagaaaagagtggAAGAGgaagaaagcaaaagaaaaataatgcaGCCCTCAAAATAATAAAGAGACCTCCATTAACATTGATTCGAGTGCGTCAATAGTCCCTTTTCCTTTGCAAGATGCAGTCATTATATTAGCCTTTAATGGACGAGTTAGAACATCAGCAGCAGCTGAGCAAGAGAAATAGGGTGGATCCTTTCTGCGTGATATTTTAAAGAATCTCTGGTTCAATGCATATAGGAACATGGATTCTGCAAGTAAGTTTCTGTAGTCTTTCACTGTTTTAAGCTCGTCTGCTGGCATTTTATAGCTAATCATCACTGCGGACTGTTATTAGCCAAACCAAGAGTAGCATGTTAATTTCAAACAAATAAACCGGTCACTGAAGAAAGGTTGTTGATTCATTACTTACTTACCCCGGCAGCTtcagattcaacaaaacatgaaaatcgTGGCTCTTCATGTGATGGAACCTGGAATGTTGGTATAAGTGGAGGATCAGGTGCAGGGACTTTTTGGCCAAAGTGGGTCTTTATCAGCTCTACTACAGTCTGAAATTGTGGGAGGAAGGTTAGCATAAACCATGACCAAAACAGCACATTCAAATTTCCAAAGAGATAAATTACAAAAGAACCTCTGCATCAGAAAAATCTCCAACTGCTATCACAGCCATGTTGCATAAATGGTACCACTTCTTGTAAAAGTTCTTCACAGTCTCTGGAGAAACTGTCCGAATCACTCTCTCTAGTCCAATTGGTAACCTTTCAGCATACTGCAATCAATCGAATGTTTTTACAAAACaacataattttataaaatttccaaAAATCACATCTTATCTACAAGACCATTTTAACATCATCCAATAGCAACTTGACTTTTCTAATCACATGAATTTGGTAAGATCTCATATTAAGTATATATTCCAGCAAAACTAATTGAGAATAAGaagaatcaacaataacaactaagtCTTGCCGTATTAGGTAAAGTACCCTACATAGATCCAGTCATACATCATGTCAACAAGAAGAAATGTGTATAAAATATATGAAATTGGAAATAAACACCCATGATTATTGGAATGTGAGCTGAGTTTGAAAATGCCCTCTAAACTTATCAGTTATCACCAAATAACAAATAATTGTGACAGACTCATTAAATTGTTTGTGCTCAATAGAGGTACCTTCGACCCTTGCATCATCAAGACCCAATGAGCATCCTGCAGCCTTCCAGTCGCATTCCTAGTCCCTCTGTACTCCTCCAAGACAGCTCCCCTTTCTTTCTCCAAGTCCTCTTTCGATACTCTAATCTGCACAAAACAGCCTAATCAcaacaaataaagtaaaagagcCTCCAAGACTGACCAACATGGAATTCATAGCCGCTAGTAAACATACCTCAGAGCTGAACTCAGCCAAAACCGAAATGGCCTGAGACAAAAGCTCAGGCTTGTCAACGGGAACAAACATCTCATAGACGGTGTCATCGGCAGAGGTGGCGGCATTTTGACAGGCGCCGAACTCCGCTCCAATGCTCTCAAGAAACTTGATGATGTCATGATTAGTGTACATCTTAGTGGCACTGAAAGCAAGATGCTCCACAATGTGAGCAACTCCACGCTCATCCTCTTCTTCCAGAACTGATCTGCCCGTAAATAGGAGGTTTCGTTCATCATCAATTTCACAATCAGCACGTgcacataataaaaaaaattccaaaactGTAGTCGCACACAAGAACAAGTGAGAATGAGGATGAAAATGAAAACTGCAGCGGCGAAAGAGGGGAGGGGGGAACCCGGAGAAAAGGATGAAGTGAGAAATGAATTAGATTTGGAATACCCGACGGTGACGGCGAGAGCGAGAGCGGCACGCATGCGGGGCTTAGAATTGCAGCGGACGTAGTAGCGGAGACCGTTGTCGAGGGTGCCGAAGAGGACGCCGACGGGGTGGAGGGGGAGGGGTTCATCCATGTCGACGGTGACCATTTTGAGGGATCGGAAGCCATGCTTCTTGGAGATCGAAGATGCGTCCGCTGGACCCGGAAGCAATTCCATTTCTCTTCTTCAGTCTTCACTTTCAGGCTTCAGCTCGAAGCTACCAATTACCACTCTGCGCTGGACGGCcccctttcttttccttttttcttttcttttcccccTTAACGTAGTGACTTTGAGTCGTTGACACATAGTTTAATGTAAAACGTAAATTACaaaaagagaaggaaagaaataataataacaataaaaataataaaaaaaaaagagttaatagtcaaaatcgtcccttAAAGATACCTTAATTTTCATTTTCGTCcccgaaagataaagttaatcaaaatagTCCCCGAAAGATAATAGAGTTATTCACGTTCATCCTTCTGTCATCTCCCTCGCTGAGTTGGCTAACGTTGGCTGACGTGTGACGTTAACTGTCACCGTGGCAGACGACGAAAACGACGCAGTTTTGATTGAATGGCCTCCAAACCCTGATGCGTCGTCGTTTAGTGTCCAGAAAAGATTAAAAATGTTGCAAAGCATCACCCCACCTCATAACAACCTTCTCTCTATGCGTCGTCGTCGTTTAGTTTTGATTGAATGCTAACCTCTAAACTTGACACTGCACTCACTCATCCCTTTCATCAACACAACAATGGAATCTTCTTTCGCTTCAACTGCTCCTTCCGCATCTTCTTCGCTTCCTACTCCCTCAAAATCCAGACCCAAAATCAATCATTTCCGCTTCTCTCACTCCAACATCTCTTTCTGTCTCTCTCCTAAACCCAACCTTCTTTTCCTCACCAAGGTACCTTCTTTTCTCCATATTTTCATTCTCGCTCTTATCAATGCACTAACCTATATCCAAATTcgtttcctttttcacttttttctTTTGGTGTTTTGCTTAACATACCACTTATTCCCTTAACTTGCACTCTTATTCACTTAGCTAATTTTGGGAATTTGGCACTTATAGATTTTATATCTTGCATAATTCATGTACTCTATGATTGGGGAGAAAAGAAATCAGCTTAATAATTTGCTTCATTTGGTAATGATTAGTGTAAGGTTTGAGTAATTAAGCACTAATTTGGTCCTGATATGCTGTGAAGGAATTGAATTGATGTGAGAAATTTTTCTGCAAGCATTTTACTCAATAAGATTTTCATGATATGATATGACATTATATGTTTGTATATATCTGTGTATGTATAGGGATCCCCACCATGTCAAATTGTATGCCCAAGGGTGAAGGCACAATTGGATGAGGTACCATAACACTCCCTTTGTTCCTATGAAGTTTTTCTTGGTTTTGGTTGGGTATTGTGTTCCatgattaaaaaaaatgtatcaattaCCAAAAAGACGATTATACTTGTCGATTGTTGAATGAAGTGAATCATACATAATCTGATAGCCATTTCATACCTATGAgagtttcttcttctttccatgtttgtttttcattttcaattatttttaatgcTTCTTTTTTGCATCTGGAACAAAGTTTCTCTTAGTTATGTTCATCTTCAATCAAGCATggattttaattaatcttttaatTATCTTTGTAAGGAATGCTGTGTATGCATGCAATATCAGCAAT contains the following coding sequences:
- the LOC107630634 gene encoding zinc protease PQQL-like isoform X1, whose protein sequence is MASDPSKWSPSTWMNPSPSTPSASSSAPSTTVSATTSAAILSPACVPLSLSPSPSVLEFFLLCARADCEIDDERNLLFTGRSVLEEEDERGVAHIVEHLAFSATKMYTNHDIIKFLESIGAEFGACQNAATSADDTVYEMFVPVDKPELLSQAISVLAEFSSEIRVSKEDLEKERGAVLEEYRGTRNATGRLQDAHWVLMMQGSKYAERLPIGLERVIRTVSPETVKNFYKKWYHLCNMAVIAVGDFSDAETVVELIKTHFGQKVPAPDPPLIPTFQVPSHEEPRFSCFVESEAAGSAVMISYKMPADELKTVKDYRNLLAESMFLYALNQRFFKISRRKDPPYFSCSAAADVLTRPLKANIMTASCKGKGTIDALESMLMEVARVRLHGFSDREIAIVRALLMSEIESAYLERDQIQSTSLRDEYLQHFLHNEPVVGIEYEAQLQKTLLPHITAAELSKCSDKLRTSCSCVIKTIEPQTFSVVDDLKNIVKKVNLLEEEGRIPPWDDEHVPEEIVSTKPNMGHVVADRDYPNIGAAELFLSNGMRICYKCTDFLDDQVIFTGYSYGGLSELPESEYFSCSMGATIAGEIGVFGYRPSVLMDMLAGKRAEVGTKIGAYMRTFSGDCSPTDLETALQLVYQLFTTNLTPGEEDVKIVMQMAEEAVYAQDRDPYTAFANRVKELNYGNSYFFRPIRKSDLQKVDPLKACEYFSKCFRDPSTFTVVIVGNIEPTIAMPLILQYLGGIPRPAEPIMHFNRDELKGLPFTFPTTISREVVRSPMVEAQCLVQLCFPVEMKNGTLVEEIHFVGFLSKLIETKIMQVLRFKHGQIYSVGVSVFLGGNKPSRIGDVRGDISINFSCDPEISSKLVDLALDEILCLQEEGPSDQDVATILEIEQRAHENGLQENYFWLDRILRSYQSRVYANDVGASFEIQDEGRRKVRSSLTPRTAQLALQRMLPYPCKKQYTVVILMPKSSPFQLLKSAFQSTLTGHAREATILVGIAAMVVLGISLWRHSRSAQSSK
- the LOC107630634 gene encoding zinc protease PQQL-like isoform X2: MELLPGPADASSISKKHGFRSLKMVTVDMDEPLPLHPVGVLFGTLDNGLRYYVRCNSKPRMRAALALAVTVGSVLEEEDERGVAHIVEHLAFSATKMYTNHDIIKFLESIGAEFGACQNAATSADDTVYEMFVPVDKPELLSQAISVLAEFSSEIRVSKEDLEKERGAVLEEYRGTRNATGRLQDAHWVLMMQGSKYAERLPIGLERVIRTVSPETVKNFYKKWYHLCNMAVIAVGDFSDAETVVELIKTHFGQKVPAPDPPLIPTFQVPSHEEPRFSCFVESEAAGSAVMISYKMPADELKTVKDYRNLLAESMFLYALNQRFFKISRRKDPPYFSCSAAADVLTRPLKANIMTASCKGKGTIDALESMLMEVARVRLHGFSDREIAIVRALLMSEIESAYLERDQIQSTSLRDEYLQHFLHNEPVVGIEYEAQLQKTLLPHITAAELSKCSDKLRTSCSCVIKTIEPQTFSVVDDLKNIVKKVNLLEEEGRIPPWDDEHVPEEIVSTKPNMGHVVADRDYPNIGAAELFLSNGMRICYKCTDFLDDQVIFTGYSYGGLSELPESEYFSCSMGATIAGEIGVFGYRPSVLMDMLAGKRAEVGTKIGAYMRTFSGDCSPTDLETALQLVYQLFTTNLTPGEEDVKIVMQMAEEAVYAQDRDPYTAFANRVKELNYGNSYFFRPIRKSDLQKVDPLKACEYFSKCFRDPSTFTVVIVGNIEPTIAMPLILQYLGGIPRPAEPIMHFNRDELKGLPFTFPTTISREVVRSPMVEAQCLVQLCFPVEMKNGTLVEEIHFVGFLSKLIETKIMQVLRFKHGQIYSVGVSVFLGGNKPSRIGDVRGDISINFSCDPEISSKLVDLALDEILCLQEEGPSDQDVATILEIEQRAHENGLQENYFWLDRILRSYQSRVYANDVGASFEIQDEGRRKVRSSLTPRTAQLALQRMLPYPCKKQYTVVILMPKSSPFQLLKSAFQSTLTGHAREATILVGIAAMVVLGISLWRHSRSAQSSK